The Arachis hypogaea cultivar Tifrunner chromosome 14, arahy.Tifrunner.gnm2.J5K5, whole genome shotgun sequence genome has a segment encoding these proteins:
- the LOC140178529 gene encoding uncharacterized mitochondrial protein AtMg00300-like — MGNDHACKNVGLGTIRIKMHDGIVRTLKDVRHIPDLRKNLISIGLLEKNGCKIVAENGVLKVVRGSLVVMKGVRHGNLYSLLGTTVTGELAVRIGGSRDQTNCTRIWHMRLEHMSEKGLSLLCGQGLLKNMKKPQIEFYEHCVYGKAYRVKFSTSKHKSRELLDYVHTYVWGPD, encoded by the coding sequence ATGGGCAATGATCATGCTTGTAAAAATGTGGGGTTGGGTACTATAAGAATTAAGATGCATGATGGAATAGTAAGAACCTTAAAGGATGTGAGACATATTCCAGACTTGCGAAAAAATCTTATCTCCATAGGTTTGTTGGAGAAAAATGGTTGCAAAATAGTTGCGGAAAATGGGGTACTAAAAGTTGTTCGTGGTTCTTTGGTAGTGATGAAGGGAGTTCGTCACGgtaatctttattctcttttggggACAACAGTCACAGGTGAGTTAGCAGTTAGAATCGGTGGAAGTAGAGATCAAACAAATTGCACAAGAATATGGCACATGCGGCTTGAACATATGTCAGAGAAAGGTCTATCATTGCTTTGTGGACAAGGTTTgctgaaaaatatgaagaaaccaCAAATAGAATTTTATGAGCAttgtgtgtatggaaaggcatatAGGGTGAAGTTTTCTACAAGCAAGCATAAAAGCAGAGAGTTGTTAGACTACGTGCATACTTATGTTTGGGGGCCCGACTAA